The following is a genomic window from Geminicoccus roseus DSM 18922.
CTGAGCCTGCCGCCGCCGGAGCCGGAAAACGGCGCGAGGGTGGAGCAGGACGGGGCGGATCGGTTAGGATCACCGGAGGACGAGCCGAACGGAGGCGCCGTGTATCTTCGCGCCAGCATGGAGACAGCAACATGACCGCGCCCCGCGACATCGCCATCTGGCTCCACGACCTGCAGGACGCCACCCAGGAAGCCCTGCATTTCATCCAGGGCGTGCCGCTGGAGAGCTATCTGGGCGACCGTATGCGCTGCCTGGCGGTGGAGCGGCTGCTGATGCTGATCGGCGATGTCGGCATCCGCCTGGAGCGGGAGGACCCCGCCGACGCCACGGCCCTGCGTGACCTGCCGAAGATCGTGGCGCTGCGCAACCGGATCGCCAACGGCTACTGGCTGACCGACCATCATTTGGTGCACGGGCTGGGCGAGGAGGTGCTGCCGCGCCTCCTGCAGGACCTGGAGCGGCTGGTGGCGGAGGCCGACCGGCGCCGGCAGGAGGATCATGGCGGGATGGACTGGGACCAGGAGTGATGCACCCCTCGATCGCCCAGCGGCTGCCGGAGATCGTCGCGCTTTGCCGCCGCTGTGGCGTCAAGCGGCTGGAACTGTTCGGCTCCGGCGCCCGCGGCGATTTCGATCCGGCGCGCAGCGACGCCGACTTCCTGCTGGAATGGGACCCCGACGCGCCGGGCGGCCTGCCGGACCGCTGGTGGGAGCTGGACCAGGGGCTGCGCGACCTGCTGGGCCGCCAGGTCGACCTGGTGGCGCTGGGCTCGATCCGCAACAAGAGGCTCCTGGACACGATCCGGCGCCGTCCCCGGGAGGTCCTGGTGGCCTGAGCGGCGGCCTTCCTTCGCCATCTCGAGGAGACGGACGATGACGTTCAAGGCGATGACGTTCAAGGCGATGACGCTGGGCCTGGCAGCCCTGGTGCTGGCGTCGAGCGCGCTTCCGGCGCTGGCGCAGGCCGAGACCACCCGGATCCGGGGGACGCTGGAGGAGGTCGACGCGGACAAGATCACCGTCGCCAAGCGTGACGGCGGGGTCGAGCCGGTGGGGCTGAGCAGCGACACCCGCTTCCTGGAGGTCCGTCCGGTCGGGATCGAGGCGATCCAGGAGGGCAGCTATATCGGGGTCGCCGGGCTGCCGCAGGCAGACGGGAAGATCCGGGCGCTGGGGGTGATGCTGTTCCCCGAAACGGCGCGCGGGACCAACGAGGGCCATTTCCCCTGGGACCTGCAGCCCGAGAGCACCATGACCAACGCCACGGTGGCGACGGTCGAGGAGGCCGGCGACGGCCGCGAGGTCGTGGTGAGCTACAAGGGCGGCTCCCAGACCATCGACATCACCGATGCCGGCACCATCGCCTCGTTCGCCCCGGCCGACGCGTCGATCCTGTCGGTGGGGGCGAAGGTCACGGTGGTGGTGCGGCAAGCCGCGGACGGCCTGCCGGGCGCCGTGGCGGTGCTGGTCGGCAAGGACGGGTTCACCCCGCCCAACTGACCGCCCGCCGCGCCAAAAACTCAGGCCCGTCGCCGGCGCGACTTGGCGAAGGTGTCGAACGCCACCGCCAGCACGATGATCAGGCCGATGATGATCTGCTGGACGTAGGGGCTGACATTGTTGAGCACCAGGCCGTTCTGCAGCACGCCGATCAGGATGGTGCCGATCACCGTGCCGAAGATCGTGCCGACCCCGCCGAACAGGCTGGTGCCGCCGATCACCACCGAGGCGATCACGATCAGCTCGTAGCCCTGGCCGGCCACCGCCTCCGCCGAGTTCAGGCGGGCGGACAGGATGAAGCCGGATAACCCCGCCATGAAGCCCATGATCACGTAGACCGACATGGTGATGCCGCGCACGTTCAGGCCGGACAGGCGCGCCGCCTCGGGATTGCCGCCCACCCCATAGACGTGCCGGCCGTAGCGCGTGTAGCGCAGGATGACGTGGGCGAGGACGGCGAACGCCAGGAACACCATCACCGGCACGGGGATCCGGCCGATCAGGGGCAGGGTGAACAGATAGCCCTGGCCCCACCAGGTGTAGCCGGCGTCGAACCCGGAGATCGGGCCGCCGCCGGCCATCAGCAGCGCCGCCCCGCGAAAGGCCGACATGCCGCCCAGCGTCACCACGAAGGGCGGCACCTTCAGCCTGGTGGTGGCGAAGCCCTGCAGCGCGCCGGCCGCGGTGCCGAACAGAACCGCCACCAGCATGGCGAGCGGCCAGCCATAGCCGATATCGGCGCCCTCGGTGGCGACCGTGAAGCGGTTCTCCAGCCCGCCCTTGGCGACCGCGGCGGCGGCCAGCCCGGCAAAGGCGACCAATGCTCCCACCGACAGGTCGATGCCGGCGGTCAGGATCACGAAGGTCATGCCCAGTGCCAGCAGCCCGTAGATCGAGACCTGGCGCATCACGTTGACCAGGTTGAGGGGCAGGAGGAAGCGCGGCTCCAGCCAGGCGAAGATGCCCATCAGGACCAGAAGGAAGATCAGGGGCGCATAGGCTGCCAGGAGGCCGAACAGATCGATGCCGTTGCCCCTGGTGTCGCCGCTGCTCGTCGCCGTCGCCATGTGATTGTTCGCTCCAGGCTCTCAAGCGGCCGTCTGGGTGTGCGTGAAGAGATGCATCAGCCGTTCCTCGGTGGCGTCGTCGCGCATGATCTCGCCGGTGATCCGGCCTTCGCGCATGGTGACGATCCGGTCGGCCAGCCGCATCAGCTCGGGAAGCTCGGACGAGATCACGATCACGGCGATGCCCGCCTCGGCCAGCTCAAACAGGAGGTGATGGACCTCGTTCTTGGCGGCGATGTCGATGCCGCGGGTGGGCTCGTCGACGATCAGGACCTTGGGGTTGAGCGCCAGCCAGCGCGCCAGCACCACCTTCTGCTGGTTGCCTCCGGACAGGTTGACCACCGGCTGCTCGTGGCTGGCCATGCGGATCGAGAGCTTCCGCCGGTAGGTCTCGACCAGCTCGTGCTCCAGCCGGCTGGATACGAAGCCCAGCCGGCTGGTCATCCCGTCCAGCGCGGTGACCGACAGGTTCGGGCGGATCGCCAGCGACAGGAACAGGGCCTGCTGCTTGCGGTCCTCCGGGACCAGGCCGATCCCCTGGCGGATCGCGTCGCGGGGCGAGGCGATCGCCACCTCCTGGCCCTCGATCAGGATCCGGCCGGCATCGATCGGGTCGGCGCCGAAGATGGCGCGGGCGAGCTCGGTGCGACCGGCGCCGATCAGCCCGCCAATGCCCAGGATCTCGCCGGCATGGGCGGTGAGCGACACGTCGCGGACCCGCACCGCGTGGGGATCGTTGGTGTCGCCCATCCGGGTGAGGTCCTGGACCTCCAGGATGGTGGCGCCGCGATGGGCGACGCGGCCGCCGCGGCCATGCAGGGCGACCTCGCGGCCGACCATCATCCGGACCACGTCGTCGACCCGGACATCCTTCACCTCTGCCGAGCCGACCAGCTTGCCGTCGCGCAGCACGGTCAGGCGGTCGCAGACCTGCATGACCTCGTCCAGGCGGTGGGTGACGAACACCACCGCGATGCCGGAAGCCTTCAGGTCGGCGATGATCCGGAACAGGCGCTCCACCTCGGTTTCCGACAAGGCGGAGGTCGGCTCGTCCATGATGACGAGCTTGGCCTCCA
Proteins encoded in this region:
- a CDS encoding HepT-like ribonuclease domain-containing protein, whose amino-acid sequence is MTAPRDIAIWLHDLQDATQEALHFIQGVPLESYLGDRMRCLAVERLLMLIGDVGIRLEREDPADATALRDLPKIVALRNRIANGYWLTDHHLVHGLGEEVLPRLLQDLERLVAEADRRRQEDHGGMDWDQE
- a CDS encoding nucleotidyltransferase family protein is translated as MHPSIAQRLPEIVALCRRCGVKRLELFGSGARGDFDPARSDADFLLEWDPDAPGGLPDRWWELDQGLRDLLGRQVDLVALGSIRNKRLLDTIRRRPREVLVA
- a CDS encoding DUF5666 domain-containing protein gives rise to the protein MTFKAMTFKAMTLGLAALVLASSALPALAQAETTRIRGTLEEVDADKITVAKRDGGVEPVGLSSDTRFLEVRPVGIEAIQEGSYIGVAGLPQADGKIRALGVMLFPETARGTNEGHFPWDLQPESTMTNATVATVEEAGDGREVVVSYKGGSQTIDITDAGTIASFAPADASILSVGAKVTVVVRQAADGLPGAVAVLVGKDGFTPPN
- a CDS encoding ABC transporter permease, which codes for MATATSSGDTRGNGIDLFGLLAAYAPLIFLLVLMGIFAWLEPRFLLPLNLVNVMRQVSIYGLLALGMTFVILTAGIDLSVGALVAFAGLAAAAVAKGGLENRFTVATEGADIGYGWPLAMLVAVLFGTAAGALQGFATTRLKVPPFVVTLGGMSAFRGAALLMAGGGPISGFDAGYTWWGQGYLFTLPLIGRIPVPVMVFLAFAVLAHVILRYTRYGRHVYGVGGNPEAARLSGLNVRGITMSVYVIMGFMAGLSGFILSARLNSAEAVAGQGYELIVIASVVIGGTSLFGGVGTIFGTVIGTILIGVLQNGLVLNNVSPYVQQIIIGLIIVLAVAFDTFAKSRRRRA
- a CDS encoding sugar ABC transporter ATP-binding protein — protein: MNPLLHVQGISKRFPGVQALTEVGLDVRAGEAHALLGENGAGKSTLLKILSGAHLPDEGSIAIDGRPVTITRPAEAQALGIVTIYQEFNLLPNLSIAENVYVGREPTRGPFVDWKTLHEQARAVTARVGLDMDPRRLVRDLSVAEQQMVEIAKALSMEAKLVIMDEPTSALSETEVERLFRIIADLKASGIAVVFVTHRLDEVMQVCDRLTVLRDGKLVGSAEVKDVRVDDVVRMMVGREVALHGRGGRVAHRGATILEVQDLTRMGDTNDPHAVRVRDVSLTAHAGEILGIGGLIGAGRTELARAIFGADPIDAGRILIEGQEVAIASPRDAIRQGIGLVPEDRKQQALFLSLAIRPNLSVTALDGMTSRLGFVSSRLEHELVETYRRKLSIRMASHEQPVVNLSGGNQQKVVLARWLALNPKVLIVDEPTRGIDIAAKNEVHHLLFELAEAGIAVIVISSELPELMRLADRIVTMREGRITGEIMRDDATEERLMHLFTHTQTAA